A region from the Benincasa hispida cultivar B227 chromosome 12, ASM972705v1, whole genome shotgun sequence genome encodes:
- the LOC120068546 gene encoding ABC transporter G family member 21-like isoform X2 — protein MLPLEQDTTTTTATTAISHPRPDILIHAVPSASDTFSILRQSRFSLTLKFEDVSYSIKLQTSKRSCLSLRNESQSNTTRTILNGVSGVVRSGELLAMLGTSGSGKTTLLTALAARLPGKISGAITYNDKPFSSSMKRKIGFVSQDDVLYPHLTVLETLTYAAMLRLPKELSRDEKVAQAETIIVELGLTRCRNSVVGGGLLRGISGGERKRVSIGHEMIVNPSLLLLDEPTSGLDSTTAQRIVATLRGLARGGRTLVMTIHQPSTRLYSMFDKVVVLSDGSPIYSGPAARVMPYFESIGYVPPFNLINPADFLLDLANGIVPDSVREDQVEHFHGGSLDHQDDQNSVKQSLIASFRKNLYPELKAEILNKTNFSTVDSRTDTPRGRRENEWMTNWWEQFSILLKRGLRERRHESYSGLRIFQVMSVSFLSGLLWWHSDPSHIQDQVGLIFFFSIFWGFFPLFNAIFAFPLERPMLNKERSSGMYRLSSYYMARTAGDLPMELVLPTVFVTVTYWMGGLNPSLIPFLLTLLVVLLNVLVSQGLGLALGAILMEVKQATTLASVTMLVFLLVGFWWEFSTSPSISCMTAPLHLGCMVVTADWGIFLLLNVWGLGIIVCGGMWLLWLLCCLGIGFWLFLL, from the exons ATGCTGCCACTTGAGCAAGATacaaccaccaccaccgccacCACCGCAATCTCCCATCCCCGCCCCGACATCCTCATCCATGCCGTCCCCTCCGCCTCCGACACATTTTCCATTCTTCGCCAATCCCGATTCTCTCTTACTCTTAAG TTTGAAGACGTATCGTATAGCATCAAACTCCAAACTTCCAAAAGAAGCTGTTTAAGTTTAAGGAATGAGTCCCAAAGCAACACTACTCGGACTATACTGAATGGAGTTAGTGGAGTGGTTCGCTCCGGAGAGCTTCTCGCAATGCTGGGCACCTCCGGCAGTGGCAAAACCACTCTTCTAACGGCCTTGGCTGCCCGTTTGCCGGGAAAAATCTCCGGCGCCATTACTTACAACGACAAACCCTTTTCCAGCTCCATGAAGCGAAAAATCGGCTTCGTTTCGCAAGACGACGTTCTTTACCCTCATCTCACCGTCCTTGAGACTCTCACTTATGCCGCCATGCTCCGGCTGCCCAAGGAGCTGAGTCGAGACGAGAAAGTTGCACAGGCGGAGACCATCATTGTGGAGCTAGGCCTCACGCGCTGCCGCAACAGTGTCGTCGGCGGCGGACTTCTCAGGGGGATCTCAGGCGGGGAGAGGAAACGGGTTAGTATTGGTCACGAGATGATTGTGAACCCGAGCTTGCTTTTATTGGATGAACCCACTTCTGGGCTGGACTCCACTACGGCCCAGCGGATTGTAGCCACGTTGAGAGGATTGGCTCGTGGTGGTCGGACCCTGGTTATGACCATTCACCAACCCTCTACACGTTTGTATAGTATGTTTGATAAGGTGGTGGTGTTGTCCGATGGCTCCCCCATTTACAGTGGCCCCGCGGCTCGGGTCATGCCTTATTTTGAGTCCATTGGTTATGTTCCTCCTTTCAATCTCATCAATCCTGCTGATTTTCTCCTCGATCTTGCCAATG GCATAGTGCCAGATTCAGTTCGCGAAGATCAAGTGGAGCATTTTCATGGCGGATCATTGGACCATCAAGATGATCAAAATTCCGTCAAGCAGTCTCTCATTGCTTCCTTCAGAAAGAACCTTTACCCCGAACTCAAAGCTGAGATTCTCAACAAAACCAACTTCTCCACCGTTGATTCAAGAACCGACACTCCAA GAgggagaagagaaaatgaatggATGACAAACTGGTGGGAGCAGTTTAGCATATTACTGAAAAGGGGATTAAGAGAAAGGAGACACGAATCATATTCAGGGTTGAGGATTTTCCAAGTGATGTCAGTTTCATTTCTTTCAGGACTTTTATGGTGGCACTCTGATCCTTCGCATATACAGGATCAA GTTGgtttaatcttcttcttctcaatcTTCTGGGGTTTCTTCCCATTATTCAACGCCATATTTGCATTCCCGCTAGAACGACCAATGCTAAACAAAGAACGCTCCTCTGGAATGTACCGTCTGTCATCGTATTACATGGCTCGAACCGCCGGGGATTTACCAATGGAGTTAGTTCTTCCCACCGTTTTCGTGACGGTCACGTACTGGATGGGGGGCCTAAACCCTTCGCTGATCCCATTTCTGCTCACGCTTTTGGTTGTTCTGTTGAACGTGCTGGTGTCGCAGGGCCTCGGCTTGGCTCTGGGCGCCATTTTGATGGAAGTAAAACAAGCCACCACGCTCGCATCAGTCACTATGCTTGTGTTTCTTCTAGTGG GCTTTTGGTGGGAATTCAGTACGAGTCCGTCAATAAGTTGTATGACTGCGCCACTTCATTTGGGCTGCATGGTGGTTACTGCAGACTGGGGGATTTTCCTGCTGTTAAATGTTTGGGGATTGGGAATCATAGTTTGTGGTGGGATGTGGCTGCTTTGGCTCTTATGTTGTTTGGGTATAGGATTTTGGCTTTTCTTGCTTTGA
- the LOC120068546 gene encoding ABC transporter G family member 21-like isoform X1, with amino-acid sequence MLPLEQDTTTTTATTAISHPRPDILIHAVPSASDTFSILRQSRFSLTLKFEDVSYSIKLQTSKRSCLSLRNESQSNTTRTILNGVSGVVRSGELLAMLGTSGSGKTTLLTALAARLPGKISGAITYNDKPFSSSMKRKIGFVSQDDVLYPHLTVLETLTYAAMLRLPKELSRDEKVAQAETIIVELGLTRCRNSVVGGGLLRGISGGERKRVSIGHEMIVNPSLLLLDEPTSGLDSTTAQRIVATLRGLARGGRTLVMTIHQPSTRLYSMFDKVVVLSDGSPIYSGPAARVMPYFESIGYVPPFNLINPADFLLDLANGIVPDSVREDQVEHFHGGSLDHQDDQNSVKQSLIASFRKNLYPELKAEILNKTNFSTVDSRTDTPRGRRENEWMTNWWEQFSILLKRGLRERRHESYSGLRIFQVMSVSFLSGLLWWHSDPSHIQDQVGLIFFFSIFWGFFPLFNAIFAFPLERPMLNKERSSGMYRLSSYYMARTAGDLPMELVLPTVFVTVTYWMGGLNPSLIPFLLTLLVVLLNVLVSQGLGLALGAILMEVKQATTLASVTMLVFLLVGGYYIQHIPPFISWLKFVSFSHYCYRLLVGIQYESVNKLYDCATSFGLHGGYCRLGDFPAVKCLGIGNHSLWWDVAALALMLFGYRILAFLALKMAH; translated from the exons ATGCTGCCACTTGAGCAAGATacaaccaccaccaccgccacCACCGCAATCTCCCATCCCCGCCCCGACATCCTCATCCATGCCGTCCCCTCCGCCTCCGACACATTTTCCATTCTTCGCCAATCCCGATTCTCTCTTACTCTTAAG TTTGAAGACGTATCGTATAGCATCAAACTCCAAACTTCCAAAAGAAGCTGTTTAAGTTTAAGGAATGAGTCCCAAAGCAACACTACTCGGACTATACTGAATGGAGTTAGTGGAGTGGTTCGCTCCGGAGAGCTTCTCGCAATGCTGGGCACCTCCGGCAGTGGCAAAACCACTCTTCTAACGGCCTTGGCTGCCCGTTTGCCGGGAAAAATCTCCGGCGCCATTACTTACAACGACAAACCCTTTTCCAGCTCCATGAAGCGAAAAATCGGCTTCGTTTCGCAAGACGACGTTCTTTACCCTCATCTCACCGTCCTTGAGACTCTCACTTATGCCGCCATGCTCCGGCTGCCCAAGGAGCTGAGTCGAGACGAGAAAGTTGCACAGGCGGAGACCATCATTGTGGAGCTAGGCCTCACGCGCTGCCGCAACAGTGTCGTCGGCGGCGGACTTCTCAGGGGGATCTCAGGCGGGGAGAGGAAACGGGTTAGTATTGGTCACGAGATGATTGTGAACCCGAGCTTGCTTTTATTGGATGAACCCACTTCTGGGCTGGACTCCACTACGGCCCAGCGGATTGTAGCCACGTTGAGAGGATTGGCTCGTGGTGGTCGGACCCTGGTTATGACCATTCACCAACCCTCTACACGTTTGTATAGTATGTTTGATAAGGTGGTGGTGTTGTCCGATGGCTCCCCCATTTACAGTGGCCCCGCGGCTCGGGTCATGCCTTATTTTGAGTCCATTGGTTATGTTCCTCCTTTCAATCTCATCAATCCTGCTGATTTTCTCCTCGATCTTGCCAATG GCATAGTGCCAGATTCAGTTCGCGAAGATCAAGTGGAGCATTTTCATGGCGGATCATTGGACCATCAAGATGATCAAAATTCCGTCAAGCAGTCTCTCATTGCTTCCTTCAGAAAGAACCTTTACCCCGAACTCAAAGCTGAGATTCTCAACAAAACCAACTTCTCCACCGTTGATTCAAGAACCGACACTCCAA GAgggagaagagaaaatgaatggATGACAAACTGGTGGGAGCAGTTTAGCATATTACTGAAAAGGGGATTAAGAGAAAGGAGACACGAATCATATTCAGGGTTGAGGATTTTCCAAGTGATGTCAGTTTCATTTCTTTCAGGACTTTTATGGTGGCACTCTGATCCTTCGCATATACAGGATCAA GTTGgtttaatcttcttcttctcaatcTTCTGGGGTTTCTTCCCATTATTCAACGCCATATTTGCATTCCCGCTAGAACGACCAATGCTAAACAAAGAACGCTCCTCTGGAATGTACCGTCTGTCATCGTATTACATGGCTCGAACCGCCGGGGATTTACCAATGGAGTTAGTTCTTCCCACCGTTTTCGTGACGGTCACGTACTGGATGGGGGGCCTAAACCCTTCGCTGATCCCATTTCTGCTCACGCTTTTGGTTGTTCTGTTGAACGTGCTGGTGTCGCAGGGCCTCGGCTTGGCTCTGGGCGCCATTTTGATGGAAGTAAAACAAGCCACCACGCTCGCATCAGTCACTATGCTTGTGTTTCTTCTAGTGGGTGGGTACTATATTCAGCACATTCCTCCTTTTATTTCTTGGCTTAAGTTTGTGTCCTTTAGCCATTATTGCTACAGGCTTTTGGTGGGAATTCAGTACGAGTCCGTCAATAAGTTGTATGACTGCGCCACTTCATTTGGGCTGCATGGTGGTTACTGCAGACTGGGGGATTTTCCTGCTGTTAAATGTTTGGGGATTGGGAATCATAGTTTGTGGTGGGATGTGGCTGCTTTGGCTCTTATGTTGTTTGGGTATAGGATTTTGGCTTTTCTTGCTTTGAAAATGGCACATTGA